One stretch of Asterias rubens chromosome 8, eAstRub1.3, whole genome shotgun sequence DNA includes these proteins:
- the LOC117294069 gene encoding somatostatin receptor type 5-like, with the protein MVIFTSDTATTMGSYSAVNVTGVVNASLDAFYDGSLCFNFSNLEDDYVKNLVSYTPGDAFFHSVFLPIVLVVGVLDNALFIYVVLRIPRMRTVTNCYLVGLSVADIIFLVFAIGSKIWAYAKSPLYADDSPLGLSGCQLNQFMVNTSYFVSLCFITLVSWERYNGVCRPHRRRDTKLRVAANVFLSTLISCLLSASLLVSFSQEEFRCFIWPATPTFSTWPEKRMACLSDFAWADCYSYATQTVPFFLSLFGNTLLYYKIIRGLDQSIKRTHSNHRKAKDSTRNQVAIMLVINGVALFALLAPFEFMSIFNLVANVRGAVYIIPLDARQGLAYFARVASYFNSIINPIIYTVLSSRYREAFQIALLPAACRPRPKGSDNATPGSTGRSGTMTTRAHESKM; encoded by the coding sequence ATGGTGATATTTACTAGCGATACCGCAACAACCATGGGTTCGTACAGTGCTGTGAATGTGACTGGTGTAGTTAATGCATCGTTGGATGCATTCTACGATGGATCACTATGCTTCAATTTTTCAAACTTGGAAGATGATTATGTTAAAAATTTGGTTTCCTACACACCAGGTGACGCTTTCTTTCACTCGGTGTTTCTACCTATTGTACTTGTTGTTGGTGTCCTTGACAATGCTCTTTTTATATATGTTGTGTTACGCATTCCTAGAATGCGGACTGTCACCAACTGCTATCTCGTTGGTCTTTCAGTAGCTGATATAATATTCCTGGTGTTCGCTATTGGTAGTAAAATCTGGGCTTATGCCAAGTCGCCCTTATACGCCGATGATTCTCCCCTAGGCTTATCGGGATGCCAGCTCAATCAATTCATGGTAAATACATCGTACTTTGTGTCTCTCTGTTTCATCACGCTGGTGTCCTGGGAACGATATAACGGGGTGTGCCGCCCTCACAGACGGCGAGATACCAAATTGAGAGTTGCTGCTAATGTGTTTTTATCAACCTTGATCTCATGCCTACTCTCGGCCTCTCTCCTAGTCAGCTTCAGTCAAGAAGAGTTCCGTTGCTTCATCTGGCCGGCAACACCTACCTTCTCAACGTGGCCTGAGAAACGAATGGCTTGTCTGTCCGACTTTGCTTGGGCCGATTGCTACTCGTACGCTACACAAACTGTCCCGTTTTTCCTCTCACTGTTCGGGAACACACTTCTGTACTATAAGATTATCCGAGGATTAGATCAGTCCATCAAACGGACTCATTCTAACCACCGTAAAGCCAAAGACTCTACCCGGAACCAAGTAGCTATAATGTTAGTCATCAACGGCGTTGCTTTATTCGCCCTCCTGGCACCGTTCGAGTTTATGTCGATCTTCAACCTCGTCGCCAATGTACGAGGCGCGGTGTACATCATTCCCCTAGACGCCCGTCAGGGTCTGGCTTACTTTGCCCGGGTAGCCTCCTACTTCAACTCAATAATCAACCCTATCATATACACCGTCCTTAGCAGTAGGTACAGGGAGGCTTTTCAAATTGCCCTCCTTCCGGCCGCATGTCGTCCACGTCCGAAAGGTTCCGATAATGCTACTCCGGGGAGCACCGGAAGAAGCGGAACCATGACAACCAGGGCACATGAGTCGAAGATGTAA